A single genomic interval of Helicobacter jaachi harbors:
- a CDS encoding trans-sulfuration enzyme family protein, which yields MKSSFDTLLIHGGDTTDARTGAVNVPIYQTSTYAQKGLGEHLGYEYSRTKNPTRDGIESLIAQCEGGKYGFAFASGMAAIGTILSLFKSGDCIIISNNVYGGTFRILDKVFSHFNISYKIVDTSDLNALEQAITKEVKAVFVETPANPLLSVTPLAEVARICKQKGILSIVDNTFMTPYLQKPLSFGIDIVVHSATKYLGGHSDLVAGLVVVNDDDLGERVGFLQNSIGGVLAPFDSFLLIRGIKTLGVRLERHCENALFLAQALSEHNAIAKVHYPGLKDDKNYTLHSSQARGGGGMLSFELKANYDYRIFFKSTKLIVLAESLGGVESLLCHPASMTHASIPKQTREAMGINENLIRLSVGIEYAKDLLDDLNQAIERAKV from the coding sequence ATGAAAAGCTCTTTTGATACGCTCCTCATACACGGCGGCGATACTACAGATGCGCGCACAGGCGCTGTGAATGTGCCTATTTATCAAACCTCCACCTACGCACAAAAAGGCTTGGGCGAACATTTGGGCTATGAATATTCCCGCACGAAAAATCCCACACGAGATGGGATTGAGAGCCTTATCGCACAATGTGAGGGGGGCAAATATGGCTTTGCCTTTGCCTCTGGTATGGCAGCTATTGGCACGATTTTGAGCCTTTTTAAGAGTGGGGATTGCATTATTATCTCAAATAATGTCTATGGCGGCACTTTTAGAATCTTAGACAAAGTGTTTTCGCATTTTAATATTAGCTATAAAATTGTGGATACAAGCGATTTAAACGCCCTAGAGCAGGCTATCACGAAAGAAGTTAAGGCTGTATTTGTAGAAACGCCGGCAAATCCGCTTTTAAGCGTTACGCCACTAGCAGAAGTAGCTCGCATCTGCAAGCAAAAAGGCATTTTAAGCATAGTGGATAATACCTTTATGACGCCATATCTGCAAAAGCCCTTGAGCTTTGGCATCGATATTGTTGTCCATTCAGCCACTAAGTATTTAGGCGGGCATAGCGACCTTGTAGCTGGGCTTGTGGTGGTAAATGATGATGATTTGGGCGAGCGAGTGGGATTTTTGCAAAATAGCATTGGCGGTGTGCTTGCGCCCTTTGATAGCTTCCTACTCATACGCGGGATAAAAACGCTTGGTGTGCGCTTAGAGCGGCATTGTGAAAATGCATTGTTTTTAGCTCAAGCGCTAAGTGAGCACAATGCCATAGCAAAGGTGCATTACCCGGGATTAAAAGATGATAAAAATTATACCCTTCATAGCAGCCAAGCACGCGGTGGAGGGGGAATGCTAAGCTTTGAGCTTAAGGCAAATTATGATTATAGAATCTTTTTTAAATCCACTAAGCTCATCGTTTTAGCCGAAAGTCTAGGCGGTGTAGAATCGCTACTTTGCCACCCTGCGTCTATGACACATGCTTCAATCCCCAAGCAAACGCGCGAGGCTATGGGCATAAATGAAAATCTCATTCGCTTATCTGTGGGCATT
- a CDS encoding HyaD/HybD family hydrogenase maturation endopeptidase, whose amino-acid sequence MKILVLGIGNILFGDEGIGVHLSNFLKLNYTFSGENEVEFVDGGTLATMLIPLITSYDKVLILDCVSVDNAQIGEVYYFDFDNVPRIITWAGSAHEVEMLQTLRLAAINGDLPPVKIIGIIPEVIGEDTAFTLSDAVKEGAKTMERLALTFLQENGINAQRVDNRDLQEVANGSFRGYE is encoded by the coding sequence GTGAAAATCTTAGTGCTTGGCATTGGCAATATCCTCTTTGGCGATGAGGGCATTGGCGTGCATTTGTCTAACTTTCTTAAACTCAACTACACTTTTAGCGGGGAAAATGAAGTAGAGTTTGTCGATGGAGGCACGCTTGCTACGATGCTTATCCCGCTTATTACCTCCTATGACAAAGTGCTTATTTTAGATTGTGTGAGCGTGGATAACGCTCAAATTGGCGAAGTATATTATTTTGATTTTGATAATGTTCCGCGCATTATTACTTGGGCGGGCAGCGCGCATGAAGTTGAAATGCTCCAAACACTGCGCTTAGCTGCTATAAATGGCGATTTACCGCCTGTTAAAATCATTGGCATTATCCCTGAAGTGATAGGCGAAGATACTGCTTTTACGCTATCAGATGCAGTGAAAGAGGGTGCAAAAACTATGGAGAGGCTTGCATTAACATTTTTACAAGAAAATGGCATTAACGCCCAAAGGGTTGATAATAGGGACTTGCAAGAGGTGGCAAATGGCTCTTTTAGAGGATATGAATGA